The proteins below are encoded in one region of Pontibacter deserti:
- a CDS encoding transglutaminase-like domain-containing protein has protein sequence MKKSLSSLFVLLMLVVPAIAQKTYKGLPVIAAKNAVADYKIGSEWVRGNWNVSPQIEVDVMQVPVPNNKVKFAFHTDSDSISFNVKPGKSHKFYVLLNGKDYALTEIKGYGFVAQKFNETNTIPAYTLIYEQNKNNDFLNTLREQYNLDEIVKGATNDTERALRMVNWVHKQWKHNGMNEPSKPDALTILAEAKAGKQFRCVEYGTVTAASLNAIGLPARRLGLKTKDVETTQYGAGHVLLEVYLPDLKKWVMLDGQFDVMPVLNNVPLNAVEFQQAIANNYNKLEIRSLSGTSKAQYVNWIYPYLYYFDVRFDNREGVAFERQTVDSKKSLMLIPVGAKQPKVFQITNPLDYCKYTNSIVDFYQPPVMGNKPTTALR, from the coding sequence ATGAAAAAATCATTATCATCTCTGTTTGTGTTACTAATGCTGGTAGTGCCGGCCATCGCACAAAAAACTTATAAAGGCTTACCTGTAATTGCGGCGAAAAATGCTGTTGCTGATTATAAGATCGGCTCTGAATGGGTGAGAGGTAACTGGAATGTATCGCCACAGATTGAGGTAGATGTAATGCAGGTGCCAGTACCTAACAATAAAGTAAAATTCGCTTTCCATACCGATTCCGATTCGATCAGCTTTAACGTGAAGCCGGGCAAGTCGCACAAATTTTATGTGTTACTGAACGGCAAAGACTACGCCCTGACTGAAATAAAAGGCTATGGTTTTGTGGCGCAGAAGTTTAATGAGACCAATACGATACCAGCTTATACTTTGATCTATGAGCAGAACAAGAACAATGATTTCCTGAACACCCTGCGCGAGCAATATAACCTGGATGAAATTGTAAAAGGCGCTACCAACGATACTGAAAGAGCGCTACGCATGGTAAACTGGGTGCATAAGCAGTGGAAGCACAATGGTATGAATGAACCTTCTAAGCCTGATGCACTGACTATACTTGCCGAAGCTAAAGCAGGAAAGCAGTTCCGTTGTGTGGAGTATGGAACAGTAACCGCTGCCAGCCTGAATGCCATTGGGTTGCCGGCACGTCGTCTGGGCCTTAAAACAAAAGATGTAGAAACTACCCAGTATGGTGCCGGTCATGTGTTATTAGAAGTATACCTGCCAGACCTGAAGAAATGGGTAATGCTGGATGGACAGTTTGACGTAATGCCGGTGCTGAATAATGTACCGCTAAATGCCGTGGAATTTCAGCAGGCCATTGCCAACAACTATAACAAACTGGAGATCAGAAGTCTTTCCGGTACCAGCAAAGCGCAGTACGTAAACTGGATCTACCCATACCTGTACTACTTTGATGTGCGCTTCGATAACCGCGAAGGCGTAGCTTTTGAACGCCAGACGGTAGACTCTAAAAAGTCACTGATGCTGATACCGGTTGGTGCAAAACAGCCGAAAGTGTTCCAGATCACCAATCCGCTGGATTACTGCAAGTATACCAACTCGATTGTCGATTTCTACCAGCCACCAGTAATGGGAAATAAGCCAACTACAGCCCTGAGATAG
- a CDS encoding S41 family peptidase has protein sequence MKKILVPFLLLLTFVAKAQLPNTLSVADKVYGLSKFWQEVNYNFVYLDKVDRTKWDNAYREAITKVQQTPNDYEYYRELQKFCALLNDGHTNVYFPQRIDTMQYTNMFGKYRIFLTNIDNKAIITRTNLSAKQEVPVGSEIIEVNGQSTADYLKQHVLPYISSSTDYVLMDWAIANMLKGLKGETYNITYRTPKGKVKTLSLTHAKTTEKEVYPAMEKRELLELKWYPNQTAYLALNGFHDPKINELFMQVLPELRKAKALIVDLRGNGGGSTSIGVEILNYLSPDTLLYGSKNSTRQHLASFKAWGKFTEAKDTVNNEWATRSLLAYQDKLMHTFDYKPAQNKVKQSEKVIVPTAILIGHRTASAAEDFLIYADNQQHMTKIGENSFGSTGQPFMFELPGGGMARICTKKDTYPDGREFVGYGVKPDIEVKMTLQDYIQKKDPVLERALKHLKGQKLAAK, from the coding sequence ATGAAAAAAATTTTAGTGCCATTCCTGTTGCTGCTTACTTTTGTAGCTAAGGCCCAACTACCTAACACCTTATCTGTTGCCGACAAAGTATACGGCCTGTCGAAATTCTGGCAGGAGGTAAACTATAACTTCGTGTACCTGGATAAAGTGGACCGCACCAAATGGGACAATGCTTATCGCGAAGCCATTACCAAAGTACAGCAAACACCAAATGACTACGAATATTACCGCGAGCTGCAGAAATTCTGTGCCCTGCTGAACGACGGCCATACCAATGTATACTTTCCGCAACGCATCGATACAATGCAGTATACCAACATGTTCGGCAAGTATAGGATCTTCCTGACCAACATCGATAACAAAGCCATTATTACCAGAACCAACCTGAGTGCGAAACAGGAAGTACCGGTAGGCAGTGAGATCATAGAAGTAAACGGACAGTCAACTGCAGATTACTTGAAGCAGCACGTGTTGCCCTACATTTCCTCGTCCACGGATTATGTGCTGATGGACTGGGCTATTGCCAATATGCTGAAAGGCCTGAAAGGTGAAACCTATAACATTACCTATAGAACACCAAAGGGCAAAGTAAAAACTCTCTCACTTACCCATGCCAAAACAACTGAGAAGGAAGTTTACCCGGCTATGGAAAAACGCGAGCTGCTGGAACTGAAGTGGTACCCGAACCAGACCGCTTACCTGGCCCTGAACGGATTTCATGACCCGAAGATAAATGAGCTGTTTATGCAGGTGTTGCCGGAGCTGCGCAAAGCCAAAGCCCTTATAGTTGACCTGCGTGGCAACGGGGGCGGCTCTACAAGTATAGGTGTTGAGATACTGAATTACCTGAGCCCGGACACGCTGTTGTATGGTTCTAAAAATTCTACGCGCCAGCACCTGGCCAGCTTTAAAGCATGGGGCAAGTTTACAGAAGCAAAAGATACGGTTAACAACGAATGGGCTACCCGCTCGCTGCTGGCTTACCAGGATAAACTGATGCACACTTTTGATTACAAACCTGCTCAGAACAAGGTAAAGCAAAGTGAGAAAGTGATCGTGCCTACCGCTATACTTATCGGGCATCGCACCGCATCCGCCGCCGAAGATTTCCTGATCTATGCCGATAATCAGCAACACATGACCAAAATAGGAGAGAACTCTTTTGGCAGCACCGGTCAGCCATTTATGTTCGAGCTGCCAGGTGGCGGTATGGCCCGCATCTGTACTAAAAAAGATACCTACCCGGACGGCCGCGAGTTTGTTGGCTATGGTGTGAAGCCGGATATAGAAGTAAAAATGACCCTGCAGGATTACATCCAGAAAAAAGACCCTGTGCTGGAGCGCGCCCTAAAACACCTGAAAGGCCAGAAGCTGGCCGCGAAGTAG
- a CDS encoding ABC transporter permease encodes MLKNYLKMAYRNLMRHKVFSLINISGLALGMTCSILILLWVRDELSFNRFHSDLNNLYRVRVIQHYPGADDLNTDANPGPLAEALKAEMPEVKEAARMNWSSTQLFAYGDKALKLTGRYVDPAFLKMFTFPLQHGSPAQALQQPNTMVITEEKAENLFGSADAALNKIVKVNNQQSYRITGILKDIPENSSLQFDYLMPYQDLANDPMHEWTKLWGAYGIRTFVQLQPGTDVDAFNKKVEPIISKHNKEDDSDVFVQAVADMYLYSDFRAGKVGGGRIENVRLFTIVALFILVIACINFMNLATARSAKRAKEVGVRKAIGANKSSLVKQFMVESVLIAFLALFLALNLAGMLLPQFNELTGKFIELDLTNPVLLAMLLGVALLTGIVSGSYPAFFLSSFNPAVVLKGTVKMNKGVGIFRKGLVVFQFILSGLLIISTLVVYLQLHFIRTKNIGMDRENLVYVPLEGELRNRYEVVKRELMNTPGIVAVSSTDQSPIEVGNSTSINWKGKDPNADILFSTLNVDYDLLKTLDVKLKSGREFSREFGTDTAAYMINEEAARLMQLKEPVGEWLEWERKGTIVGVIRNFHTAPIQLKVQPLVMRLQPQNNNFMLARIAQGKTTEALAKMERVLKKHNPAFPFEYHFIDDDYEQIYKTEAIIGQLTKYFAGIAIFISCLGLFGLALFTAEQRTKEIGIRKVMGASVSSIVFMLSKDFLKLVLVANVIALPLGWYLMNGWLQDYADRTELSWWVFAIACISTFIIAMVTLSFHAIKTAIANPITSLRTE; translated from the coding sequence ATGCTAAAGAACTACCTGAAAATGGCCTACCGCAACCTGATGCGACACAAAGTTTTTTCCCTGATCAACATCTCGGGGTTGGCGCTGGGTATGACCTGTAGTATACTTATACTTTTGTGGGTGCGGGATGAGCTTAGTTTTAACCGTTTTCACAGTGACCTGAACAACCTGTACCGTGTGCGGGTAATACAGCATTACCCGGGTGCCGATGATCTGAACACAGATGCAAATCCGGGCCCGCTGGCTGAAGCACTGAAAGCAGAAATGCCGGAAGTAAAAGAGGCTGCACGCATGAACTGGTCGTCTACACAACTTTTTGCATACGGCGACAAAGCTCTGAAATTGACAGGCCGCTACGTAGATCCTGCCTTCCTGAAGATGTTTACTTTTCCGCTGCAGCATGGCAGCCCAGCACAGGCTTTGCAGCAGCCCAATACAATGGTTATCACAGAAGAGAAAGCCGAAAATTTGTTTGGCTCTGCTGACGCGGCTCTGAATAAAATAGTGAAAGTAAACAACCAGCAGAGCTACCGCATCACAGGCATTTTAAAGGATATTCCTGAAAACTCGTCGTTGCAGTTCGATTACCTGATGCCTTACCAGGACCTGGCCAACGACCCGATGCACGAATGGACAAAACTGTGGGGCGCTTATGGTATCCGCACATTTGTACAGCTACAACCCGGAACAGACGTTGATGCCTTCAATAAAAAAGTGGAGCCGATCATCAGCAAACATAATAAGGAAGACGACTCGGATGTGTTTGTGCAGGCTGTGGCAGATATGTATCTATACAGCGATTTCAGGGCGGGTAAAGTAGGTGGCGGCAGAATAGAGAATGTGCGGCTGTTTACGATTGTGGCGCTGTTTATACTTGTTATTGCCTGCATCAACTTCATGAACCTGGCTACGGCCCGCTCTGCCAAACGCGCTAAAGAAGTGGGTGTACGCAAAGCCATTGGTGCCAATAAATCGTCGCTGGTAAAGCAGTTTATGGTAGAGTCGGTACTGATCGCTTTCCTGGCGCTCTTCCTGGCCCTGAACCTGGCAGGTATGCTGCTGCCGCAGTTTAACGAGTTGACCGGTAAGTTTATTGAACTTGACCTTACTAACCCGGTGCTGCTGGCTATGTTGCTGGGCGTGGCTTTACTTACAGGCATTGTTTCAGGTAGTTACCCGGCCTTTTTTCTGTCGTCTTTTAATCCGGCGGTGGTGCTGAAGGGCACTGTGAAAATGAATAAAGGGGTGGGTATATTCCGCAAAGGCCTGGTGGTATTTCAGTTTATACTTTCAGGATTGCTGATCATCAGTACGCTGGTAGTATACCTGCAACTACACTTTATCCGCACCAAAAACATAGGCATGGACCGCGAGAATCTGGTGTATGTGCCGCTGGAGGGGGAATTACGAAACCGCTATGAAGTGGTAAAACGTGAGCTGATGAATACGCCGGGTATAGTTGCCGTTTCGTCAACAGACCAGAGCCCGATAGAAGTAGGCAACTCTACCAGTATAAACTGGAAAGGCAAAGACCCGAATGCCGATATCCTGTTCAGTACATTAAATGTGGATTACGACCTGCTGAAAACACTGGATGTAAAACTGAAAAGTGGCCGGGAGTTCTCAAGAGAATTTGGCACCGACACAGCAGCCTACATGATAAATGAAGAGGCTGCCCGACTGATGCAGTTAAAAGAGCCAGTTGGAGAGTGGCTGGAGTGGGAGCGTAAAGGGACTATTGTAGGGGTGATCAGGAACTTCCATACTGCCCCAATACAGTTAAAAGTGCAGCCGCTGGTAATGCGGTTGCAGCCTCAGAATAACAACTTTATGCTGGCACGCATTGCCCAGGGCAAAACAACCGAGGCCCTTGCCAAAATGGAGCGTGTGCTTAAAAAGCATAATCCGGCTTTCCCTTTTGAGTATCATTTTATAGACGACGATTACGAGCAGATCTACAAGACAGAGGCGATTATTGGGCAGCTCACCAAGTACTTTGCCGGCATTGCCATCTTTATTTCCTGCCTTGGGTTGTTCGGGCTGGCACTTTTCACCGCTGAGCAACGCACAAAAGAGATCGGTATCCGAAAAGTGATGGGGGCCTCTGTTTCGAGTATCGTGTTCATGCTGAGTAAAGATTTCCTGAAGCTGGTGCTGGTAGCCAATGTAATTGCTTTGCCGCTGGGCTGGTACCTGATGAATGGCTGGCTGCAGGACTACGCTGACCGCACAGAATTGAGTTGGTGGGTATTTGCCATAGCGTGTATTTCTACTTTCATAATTGCGATGGTTACGCTCAGTTTCCATGCTATTAAAACGGCCATAGCCAACCCGATCACATCTCTCAGAACCGAATAG
- a CDS encoding sigma-54-dependent transcriptional regulator — MATGKTGRVLIVDDETDVLFALKMLLKTEVKEVITEKNPDNLLSLLAKEKFDVILLDMNFKSALNTGNEGLYWLRQILDKDKDATVILITAYGDVELAVRSLKQGAYDFIVKPWHNDKLLETLHNALQAKSGKKSGKAAIQQHTTILGESEAIQDILYKIEKIAPTEANVLILGENGTGKELVARALHEKSFRAGKPFVSVDVAALTDTLFESELFGFKKGAFTDAKEDRKGRFEAANGGTLFLDEIGNISPAMQAKLLTVLQNRQVTPLGSNTPVPVDIRLISATNEPIYELAAKNLFRKDLIYRINTVEITLPPLRGRGNDVELLARHFAKVYAEKNHKPVPEFAPATLQKLRQHSWPGNVRELQHAVERAIILAEGNVLQPQDFSFSAMELAPATQAIPAFAADASMPLSEIERETIRRVIEKNKGNISKAAKELGLTRTALYRRLNKYDI; from the coding sequence ATGGCCACAGGAAAAACAGGCAGAGTATTAATAGTTGACGACGAAACCGACGTACTTTTTGCGCTGAAAATGCTGCTGAAGACCGAGGTAAAGGAAGTTATTACTGAGAAGAACCCGGATAACCTGCTGAGCTTGCTGGCAAAAGAAAAGTTTGATGTCATTTTACTGGACATGAACTTTAAGAGTGCTCTGAACACCGGCAACGAAGGCCTGTACTGGCTGCGGCAGATCCTGGACAAAGACAAGGACGCCACGGTTATATTGATCACGGCCTACGGCGATGTAGAGTTGGCTGTACGGTCGCTGAAGCAAGGCGCTTACGACTTTATAGTAAAGCCCTGGCACAACGACAAACTGCTGGAAACGCTGCACAACGCCCTGCAGGCTAAAAGCGGCAAAAAGTCAGGCAAAGCAGCTATACAGCAGCACACTACCATACTTGGCGAATCGGAAGCGATACAGGATATACTTTATAAAATAGAGAAAATTGCGCCTACCGAAGCCAACGTGCTTATACTTGGCGAAAACGGAACGGGAAAAGAGTTGGTAGCCCGTGCATTGCACGAAAAATCTTTCAGAGCCGGTAAGCCTTTTGTAAGTGTGGACGTGGCTGCCCTGACAGATACCTTGTTTGAGAGTGAGCTTTTTGGGTTTAAGAAAGGTGCGTTTACTGATGCCAAAGAAGACAGAAAAGGGCGTTTCGAAGCTGCAAATGGCGGCACTTTGTTTTTAGATGAGATCGGCAACATCTCCCCGGCTATGCAGGCCAAACTGCTTACTGTTCTGCAAAACCGGCAGGTAACGCCGCTGGGCTCCAACACGCCTGTGCCTGTAGATATCCGGTTAATATCCGCTACCAACGAACCAATTTACGAACTGGCCGCTAAGAACCTGTTCCGTAAAGACCTGATATACCGCATCAATACCGTAGAAATTACACTACCGCCTTTGCGTGGCCGTGGCAATGATGTAGAACTGCTGGCCCGTCATTTTGCAAAAGTATACGCCGAAAAAAATCATAAGCCTGTACCTGAATTTGCACCTGCTACTTTGCAAAAATTAAGGCAACATAGCTGGCCGGGCAACGTGCGTGAACTACAACATGCCGTAGAGCGGGCCATTATATTGGCTGAAGGCAACGTACTACAACCCCAGGATTTCAGTTTCTCGGCCATGGAGCTTGCCCCTGCCACACAGGCTATACCTGCTTTTGCTGCCGATGCAAGCATGCCTTTAAGTGAAATTGAGCGTGAGACCATACGCCGCGTAATCGAGAAGAACAAAGGCAACATCTCAAAAGCTGCCAAAGAACTCGGCCTTACCCGCACTGCCCTTTACCGCCGCCTGAACAAATATGATATTTAA
- a CDS encoding sensor histidine kinase, whose amino-acid sequence MIFKRLELGLFVRFILLLGMMYVTLAYLTQFTWLQVTSGILVMLAQVWEMARYVTRSNNELARFLEAAKQRDFSQRFNEHSNTSLQELHKAFNLINNTFKQLHIEREAQFQYMQTILQLVDTGIIAVDAETGEVEWVNDAFKKILGVPYLKSINSLESRYPALYTHLKSIKSGDSELVKLKLPTGQSQLLISATAFTLQHRNLLLIVLKNVSATVDATETEAWQKLLRVMTHEIMNSVAPIASLADTLGKHLHSERNRYTLEPDTPVDVELLEDTEEGISIIKKRSEGLLRFTQFYRNLNKQQHLNLTTIYVQELIGSIDTLMRPRMEEEGIEFICKVSSPAITIPGDVNLLEQVLINLITNAQRAVRNRPSPQIILVAKQQDSKVTIEVHDNGTGIPEELLENIFIPFFTSHKEGSGIGLSLSKHIMHLHKGTIQVESEEGIGSIFKLEF is encoded by the coding sequence ATGATATTTAAACGACTGGAGCTCGGGCTGTTTGTCCGGTTTATACTTTTGCTGGGCATGATGTACGTCACGCTGGCTTACCTGACACAGTTTACCTGGCTGCAGGTAACATCGGGTATACTGGTGATGCTGGCACAGGTCTGGGAGATGGCACGGTATGTAACCCGCAGCAATAACGAGTTGGCCAGGTTCCTGGAGGCCGCAAAACAACGCGACTTTTCGCAGCGCTTCAACGAACATTCTAACACCTCTCTGCAGGAGCTGCACAAAGCTTTTAACCTGATCAACAATACGTTTAAACAGCTGCACATAGAGCGCGAAGCGCAGTTCCAGTACATGCAAACTATACTTCAGTTGGTTGATACCGGTATTATAGCAGTAGATGCGGAAACCGGCGAAGTGGAATGGGTAAATGATGCCTTCAAAAAGATACTAGGTGTACCTTACCTGAAAAGTATAAACTCCCTTGAGAGCCGCTACCCTGCCCTGTACACGCATCTGAAAAGTATAAAGTCCGGGGATAGTGAACTGGTAAAACTGAAGTTACCAACCGGGCAGTCGCAGTTATTGATTTCGGCAACGGCTTTTACTCTGCAGCACCGCAACCTGTTACTTATAGTTCTGAAAAACGTCAGCGCCACCGTAGATGCCACCGAAACTGAAGCTTGGCAAAAACTGCTCCGCGTCATGACGCACGAAATCATGAACTCTGTTGCTCCCATTGCGTCGCTGGCTGATACCTTGGGTAAACATTTACACTCAGAACGCAATCGCTATACTTTGGAGCCGGATACGCCTGTAGATGTGGAGCTTTTAGAAGACACGGAAGAAGGCATCAGCATCATTAAAAAGCGCAGCGAAGGACTGTTACGTTTCACGCAGTTTTACCGAAACCTAAACAAGCAACAGCACCTTAACCTCACCACCATTTACGTGCAGGAGCTTATCGGAAGTATAGATACCCTGATGCGCCCGCGCATGGAAGAGGAAGGCATTGAGTTTATCTGCAAAGTATCATCCCCAGCTATAACTATACCCGGCGACGTGAACCTGCTGGAGCAGGTGCTCATCAATCTGATTACCAATGCACAACGGGCAGTACGCAATCGGCCATCTCCACAAATTATACTTGTAGCCAAACAGCAGGACAGCAAGGTAACGATTGAGGTACACGATAACGGCACCGGCATACCCGAAGAACTGCTTGAAAATATTTTTATACCTTTCTTTACGTCTCATAAAGAAGGCTCTGGCATTGGCTTAAGCTTGTCAAAACACATTATGCACCTGCACAAAGGCACTATTCAGGTAGAAAGCGAAGAAGGGATTGGCAGTATC